In one Nicotiana sylvestris chromosome 8, ASM39365v2, whole genome shotgun sequence genomic region, the following are encoded:
- the LOC138875794 gene encoding uncharacterized protein — protein MAERFFTINQFSFSKNDFPPKGAAHNKALHLTVKYDGYYVKRVMLDGGSGVDICPFSTLQRMEIGTERIRPNNVCVRTFDDIKRDTIGEIDLILTIGYVNFEVTFHVLDMDTSYNFLLERPWIHAARAYLLLSTRW, from the coding sequence ATGGCGGAAAGATTCTTTACAATCAACCAGTTCTCATTTAGCAAGAATGATTTTCCCCCAAAAGGGGCCGCCCACAACAAAGCCCTCCATTTGACAGTTAAATATGATGGGTACTATGTGAAGAGAGTCATGCTTGACGGCGGATCCGGAGTTGATATTTGCCCTTTCTCAACTTTACAAAGAATGGAGATTGGGACTGAGAGAATTAGGCCTAACAATGTCTGTGTGCGTACCTTTGATgacatcaagagagacaccataggtgagatcgatttgattttgactattggtTATGTGAattttgaggtgacctttcaTGTCCTAGACATGGACACTTCTTATAATTTCCTCTTGGAAAGGCCTTGGATTCACGCGGCAAGGGcgtaccttctactctccaccagatggtga